The DNA region CCTCTTCTTCATCGGATGAAGAATCTTCGAAGATTCTTCTAGACATTGATTCTTGAAGAATTTGTTTGGATGTTGAGTCTCTAAAGATATTGTTTGTTAAGACTTCTTTCTCAATTCTTCTTTCAATGATTCTAGTGGACGAAACTTATTCATCTTCTTCATATATTCTCTATAGTGAAGTTTTTCCATTATCTGACGATGAATATTCTGATTAACTTTTATCTACGAGGATTGTTCTTTCAAATGAGACTGTCGGAGTTGactttttttcttcttcttcaaaagAATTTTTTGATGAAGTTGCTAAAGATTCTTCTATGATTCTTGAACTCATTCCTCCATCTTTCAACAGTTCAATCAACTCATTAAGTTTCTCAATGATTTCTCCCTTCTTAAACTTTTCCTAAAAATCATCAATATTTCCATCTCTCGATTTAAAGATTGGATCAGGTTTCTAATTTCAATTCTTAACTCTTAGATATTTTTCATCTATGAAATTTCTAAAATGTCTTCAAAGATTTTCAAAGGTTGAACATCATTTATGAAGATAACCTTCGCATTCATCTGGTGTTTCAACTTCTTTGCCTCGTGTGTTCATTCCTTCTTGTTTAAAAGTTGGAGAGACTCCATAGATCATTTCAAGAGTGTCCCGCATTTTCTTGGCAGAATTACAATTAAGGACATAAAAAAATTTGTTTTTCACTCAACGatatttccaaaaaaaaaatagttttaaaatcaaGTTTGAATTTTCTTTTGTCTTCTATGATCCAAGAAAATCAAGTTTATCTACTATTTCACCATTAAGATAGGAAGTATGGACAAATGAGCTATTGATTATAATTTTCCATAATTCAACATTAAtacttttaataaaaaaattaaatttagTTTTCCACGTAACAAACATATCACTAAGTTCTATTGTTAGTCAGTTACATATTCGTTATACTAGTTAGAAATTGGTAAGACACCTAAGATAGTAACAGATACCTTGATATTATTGTTGTAGTTAGTTGAAAGTTGTTGTCCACTGACATTTGACTACGCAGTGGAGCAATTAAGATTCTAACTTTGTTAAGGTTGTTATCAACTTGTAATACCACTTTCTACTATCCAATCCAACACTTTATCTGTTCGAATAGATTCCCTTGAAATTAAGACATTAATTCATTTTGTGATTTTGGGCTTATTTTTCCAACGTGTAAGCTGAATTGTAAAGACGATTACCTATGTGGCTTCACAAGTCCTCATCACACAATCAGGTAACGACTGATGCACACACCATTACCATAAATCCACACTCCCTCTATGGTATGCTTGTGCTGGTACAAGTTTAACGAATTATTTTCTTATTATATAAACACCAATTGGTCTCTAAATACAACTCAAGCACAACACAACTCATAGCTAATTCCATACTTACTTACTTTTCTTCATTCTCAACAAAAATGGCATCCATCTCCATGGCTGTTGCTCCAAGTTGCATTAAGAGTACATGCGGTAAAGGTGAATGGTTTCATTATACATCTGTAGCATGCATTCAAGAAGAAGATTATCACATTGAGAATGGACATTCATACAGGGAAGGTGACGATGATGACGACGGTGACTATGACTATGCTCCTGCTGCTTAAACTCTAAGCTAGAATCATGTGTCACCTAACTATAGTTAGCTAACTAGTAATTGTACTGATTAACAAAAAGAACTGTTTAGTAAGCAAGGGCTAATAATTATGCTCATAGAATAGTCTTAGTCTTCACGTATACTCTATTTTTAAGCATTAGACTAATATTTTCTAAGAGATATGTTTTCAATGACTTGTGTTCTTGATGAGTTCTTATTTTTTCCCGGCCGTAAACTTAAAGTTTGATCATTGTTTCTTACATACTGCTATTCGGGTTTAAATCTAGCCAAAAAATTATAACATCTTATATTTCAGATATTTAAACTAACTCTCACTCTCATATTACTTCTTGTTTTCTTACTTTCTTACTGACTTACGCGTTAGAGTGCTAACATTGCATATGAGATCCCTCTTCGCCACATCAAAAACTTATTCCACCGGTTATGTATCTCATCATCTCAGTGTTTCCCAGTCATTTCTAGTTCCAAATCGAAATAGTGGCGTCATCTATGAGAATCAACTTCTGATTCCTAAGAATTTCACAAACAACCATTGTTTCTTCGTCGTAGATCCAAATCTCTGATTCTTTTCTCGTGAACACTGATCTTTTTAAAACAATCTAATGTCAAACTTCTGAAAATATGGTGAATTCAAAAATCAATTGATCTACAAAAGTCGTTGTTGTAGTTGCCGAAGCTAGGAGAACTCGTCCTCTTCCACCAGAGACAAAAAATCTAGTCTTTGTTGTTGGTGCAcaatgtaacacctcaaaatttgccctcctctcttgggactagcattaacatttttttgcatatcattttaggtcatcaggcatttcatattgcataacatgtggttacatagtgcaagctatcttcccaagtcttgatcaggagatgaggaagttcaaaggtgcaagctagggttttgactgatcatgggccatctgaggataggactgtgaattagggtttcatgattctcaagggtattggtcttcatcttgattgaattgatacatcatcatcatcatgtttgggtgtcatcaggagattgaagttcattccttgagattagggttttggccactggtcaaccctaatcagttgcattgggccaatcagggcatggcatggagatggggtctacaatggatatgaggttcattttgtgattatattgtgcttattgaggctagggtgtcacccttgagccatttcagttggagattggggctcagttggatcaatgcattgccagattcatctatcagatgaaaagtcaactgtggtcaactgtacatgatctgatgaatttgggggtggaaatgagttggatatacttcattcatgttggaacaagtgttatatgacatctcaaagcttaaaactgaagaaaatcaagtcaggacaaaaactgccaaaaatagcaactgacttgtaatagaagtttccaaaagtggaaagtttttgacctcaaaaacagaagtccaaggaagcctcaaatgaaaaattgttcaacatgacagatgtagatcttgttctcacctttccaaaaagtccaagaacttgaaaatccgATGTACGGTTTGcgagatatggctcagtgaatttcagaaaagaccgtaatcaggaggccataacttccacatggtttgtccaaattgcaagttctttatatgcacaaactccatttgacatgtactttgagggttcatcattggatttgttcaaaaatggccaaggcaaaaagtcaattttcaactggacagctgaattggaccaggggcaaaattgtccaaatctcaaaataattggaatttttgaatgggactttttccaacacctcaggaatggcatttagagtatgtttgaatattcatttcatggctaTGTCTCATAATGTGAGTTTTGGCATGAAAAGTGAAAGTGCACAAATTGGCCTTTTTCTACCACATAGTGAAATTGCACAATAGGCATCCAATTGAGGTGGGAATTGTTTCTACATATTACAAGTGGTATTTTGGACATGTTGAAACCATAATTCAGCTGCTATTTGGACTGTTATAAGGCAGGGGCATTTTTGGCCAAATTGAAGAAAAGTGCATTTAGCTTAACATTGCAATTTTGATTAATCATTTGTTAATCACGATTAAGGCTGAGtatatatattcctaatcactccataatcataacagaaccTCACATTCTCCAAGATTGGATCTGAAATCTCAACATTCTCTCCATTTTGCTCAAGAACACCAAACCCTCAaaattcatcaatcttcatcaattgtggatgaaacttggaaattctttttgcattcaCTTCCAATCATCTTCTTCTACACCTGTTTTCGTGTTTCATCATCAAAAGATCGTCAAATCGTGGCTGTGCAAAAACTCCTCAACAATGGCAAATTGGAATTGTGAGCTCTAGGATCCACATCAATTGAAGCAAGCATCTCTAATCATCTTCTCCATAGCTCTTCTACATCTGTTTGAGGAAAAGAGACGCGAAGAACAACGTTTCGAGCGCTGCCATTTCAGGTTTGAGCaaaattcgaatctcaccattTGTGCAATAATGATATGCGTTAGAAAGAGTGATGAACATAGGTTACAATGATGCTTTTAGTTTTGCAAATGCTTGCCTGTGTAGTGAGAAATCGCGATTTGAAAGTATGATCCAAAACCCTAACATGCTCGATTCAAGAATTTTAGGAACAATTAGGGAAAATAGTTTGGATATTTGGAATGTGCTTGAGAAGACGGTTCGAACGAGCTATGGCTTGTTAATTTTCGTTAGGTTTTGATGTTCATCATGATTTTCGAATTTCTGGAATTTCTCCATGTGGAAGACGATGAAAAGGAGTgtttgatccaaaaaatgatttgaaaattcaaaaaaagCTGTTTCCCGCCGGTACCGGAAATTACAGAAATGTCATTACTATTTTTTAGttaatttcatttaattattagaaaaatgtttaacacattaaaaaattcagaaaaaatagtaaaaaaaatcagaaaaatatggaaattttttctatagcttccttggtgagtgtaggttttttttgacctattggtcaaagttgtgcttggggaatattttatttgacctagggttttccattgtatgtccatttttgatacatgtttgtaatttgatcatgaaatgctcataatgtagaataaattcttgaaactttttgtggtggttcttgactcattgaggattatttatatgtaaatttcatgaattttggatacctggttagagagcagcaaattctggaacttaggtgtgacaatttgtgtcacacctcattatgtcaacttgcaggatttttttgagtgacctatacatgttagaattggctgaaattttgcatgatggttaGTTAGCATGTTGAGAtattgtatgaatttttgtggaattttacattgcattttcaatttgatcatgatttttcatttctggtggttgaaattgcaagctcatatgacataggttggtagaatgattgggaaatcctcatatggaattgtatggtcatgaaatttgatatgcatgttgtagacacataatgtgaccttcctgttttggtcccatccatttcttttttgttttcaatgagatatgaatttttgaagtggatgtatgcattgatggtgtgaattgaagcatgaaattgtgtctgtttttgttgattttcattgacatggttccatttgcccaattaagctcaaatttgacatggtagaccttgattgacccctgtttaggtgtatttaatttgagaatttttggatttattttgatagggatttgaaggcaatacttctgtttgtatgtttggtggttcatttggcatcatttgacttcttttgtgcatgaattgaatatgatggatgatataaacatgagaccaatgatgttggctcttgtttgatgataatttgatgttggttgatgaataccttgctgttttagatttttcttgcttttggaccctaggcttggcctagtggtctagttgctaatatttgcttgatttttcaggatcaaaaaggcaatgcacatggagaatgattcaaattaactttaattgatgttgttgatgtttgtacactaacataattatgttttgtaggttgtgaagcataggcttgagccttggcttgctttgtttgtgcatagcttgtatagtttgtctgattgaacttgctgtttggttttgtctgtctgagtactaactgtgtttgactgtttccaggtactttagttgctcagttccttgcgaacttttgctttgcgttgcttaagcaacttgcattgaggtaggtcttcttgacttcatgtagtctggagacccggctgttaccgggccgggcaaataaatgtctgaagtcctccttaagaggcaatgattgtggttgtttatttttaagcccaagcaggaaaagtccttcaagtaaggcaattggtggaaggtagggacaagcaacctgtcccccactattcagttgagtcttctccttgctcccattacatggttgtagcattgagatcaaaagcccaagatctgttgtgtcagagtcttcgagtatagaagggttcccctattctggatccatgctcatttgtcagctctccctggttagggataagagctgtgaggtctcatcctcacttcatcctttcatctgcttcaccttagcctcgtaatggcaaggttaagagcaaacgcagcccgtacagacgacttgcttaggcagtcaaacctgattgattgagcccccttgtttggctatagtgcgtgatatgtggatatctgattgacatgtttgtttgagatgcctgttctcatttaatgctgatatatgattgtatgcttgtgtgctagcttcttccctggttaggttagtttgcttatgcaagtaggatagaaaaccgaacttagggttaacgatgcatgacaacattaggctcgagtctcagctccctagttgtgtgtctttccccggtttctggttagcaattcagtccttttcaggggaactacatcgccctgatccttgttccagacaaggtatgtaggcaggtggtcgtgcgagaccactccgggcaacctttttcttttttgcgtgcgtttatttgttatctgactgtgtgtttgggttcggatgccgacgtaagcccagtgattggctgtcgggctccacgtttgcccttttgagtatgttttggttcggattccgacataattccatcaagtggttgtcgggctccatgtttgccacccttgcttgtttgtgttgttttgtgttgtttggcgtgcgtaagccgaactacagtggctctgattcttgttccagacaagatatgtaggcataaggtgcgataccttatcgagcccgttcctcttaaccccacctgcgttccccgtgtgtgtgtgtgatgtttagcaaccttttctttattctaggacgtggatccctaggagtacctaggacgtgaggggtgctaataccttcccctcgcgtaaccgactcccgaaccttttctctctggtcgcgagaccatgtctttccaggtttctctgagtgtttcctttccctatcttgggataaataacgtttagtggcggctctgtgtgtttttatttttaggctcgccggttgttttttcgcaggatgcgacagctggcgactctgctggggacaaggcatgttgacctatgctggtccatcgtccctaagcgagtctctcctagcgctttaggataggtttggttgcttgttttgtttatttattgcatttattatacTAACCATTGTTTATATACTTGCATTAAATATGTGCATGCATCATTACTGTCATgttgccatcttcctctgcaggtggttctgttactttggggtgggtgttctgagtggggctaaaacccaggcccgagtatacacctaggactagtgtggtctcacgttgcctctttcatgttaagtcaacatgtgcctggcggcgtgatgtgccacaagccggacgaggctcacttgatagtgctcatctctgtggatattccgctttgtttgagtcactccatttgagttgttgactctggtgaccgatcattcccggatctttggtttagacgattttaagggagctacaatggcacacccgaaagggcaaacccattgagtatctccgcccgattgtcgagaccattatccgccttaggatgacttgattagaacttacctgtgaggggagggttgttctgtcagatgtttgttcagatagccttcagatggtgacttttgatcagagattcagagacataattataagtcggatttatggtcatttattgccgtgacgccggagtgctgtcagtgacttatcagtggggatccgtttatttcggattccccgggccgagatatgtatcagtggggatccgtttatttcggattccccgggccgattcagatggtgatggtgtgtctgctcagagatggtctggtgttgatgatgatgatgatgcatctgtcttccgtttatttcggaacccgtggaTCAGATTGGTGATTATTTGTCCactcagatggttatgatcagttcagagcccagattcagtacagatgatcagatggcttggaggatggcaacgcattgcattcattcatcagcatcattgcattttgcattatttgcatctaacccatgtttacccatatgcagggacacttttgatcgagattctggttgagagattttctgctccagtatgaggaccggtttgaagaacaacattgcttacagtttctttgatccagagattggtgtgctcaaggatatgatagcattgattactcctgaccatgtgggaatgtttagagagtcatacggcggtattctgaagatggttttcagactcactgactgcgacaggagcgccatccacactcttcttcagttctatgaccctgggttgaggtgtttcgtttttccagactatctgttgggacctctgatggaggattatgtcagcatcctgggtattcagatccgtgatcagattccttttcatgtcaccagagcagagccagatgtccttggaatttcacgtgctctttatttgagtccggaaatggtcaaggaaggtttgaaggaaaaaggaaagctacccgggtttcatttgagtttcttggaggccaatgccaaggaacatgctgctgtgggtaactggaagacggtctgtgctctgattgctgtgagcatttatgggattgtgttgtttcctaaccagaagaattttgtggaccataatgctatcagattgtttatgcagagaaaccctattcctaccctgattggagatgtctactactcagtgcataacaggaatgagaagaggcggGGTGGTCTGGTTAGATGCTGCTCTCAGTTGCTCTTTagatggttcatggggtatttgccttcccgaggtgcttttgttCAGATTGACCCtagtgtcaagtggtccttccgattgatgggtctgcgggctgatgacattgcttggactcataatggtttagCTGGTCAGGACTTCATATGTagttgtgggagtttacctaatgtgcctttggtgggagttcagggttgcattaattacaacccgatgcttctccggagacagatggggtttgctatagagggtcctcccctcgggcgagagattcaggagtccttctatttcccgattgatggtaaccagaccaagttgaggcaggtattggacgaatggcgagatatccagaggaggggtaaggttccttatggcaaagtcaactgccggtattttccactatttgaggattggttgcggaagaggattgagtcTACATTTCTACCGTTCCCTGGAGGTGACTCAGTGTGTCCtaggattgagggtccaagttcttctgtcagcatggaggagttccttgagatgaagagggccagagatcagttacttgcagagaaagcggagttggagagaagtgttgctcattttcaggcagctaatcaggaaatcaaagtgaagatggaagatcaagacaagcgacatgcttTGGAGGCCAAACGCTTcgagatggatacagcctactatgggaagatcagccaagctttagcatcGTCCAACAGGGAACATGACATCACAaaggagaagctgttcagagcatcgaaggtgattgaagatgaaaagaggaggcagatcattgtccgggatcagagagatgacagagtcaggggtctcattgctgagtgggaggcaaagctgcAAGTCAAGGAGTCAGAGAAGCTAAAGATCATTgcagagagagatcactatatggctgagagagaccactacttcaggcagatgaagattcatcagaaggaagttggaagactacagcagaagaataccgagctcaggttcgccgcagagttcgcgaggatggaagatgagatagggccatctgtgggaccctcatctagctagatctttcatttgtgttggattaccgtcaggcttgttgacggaattcacttgtctgtatttctttccaattttggaggattgtatttgactttgtctggttgatgtatgactatggcactgtttgtACACTTTTTGGTTATGTAATGATGGTTTCTATTCAGTGATTGGTTGacaagctttatttgctttaccgtatgcacttacacaagcacacacatggttggggggaatcatgctaaatcacatatctccgatctgcacgatgaaatcaAACACTGCTAATCAGAATGTTAATGTCGGcttattatttgtctcgatgatgccagggtcgagagacaaagtgtccttcgtatggatagacactgcatacatgcattaatcatgataacttgt from Lathyrus oleraceus cultivar Zhongwan6 chromosome 1, CAAS_Psat_ZW6_1.0, whole genome shotgun sequence includes:
- the LOC127095085 gene encoding uncharacterized protein LOC127095085, whose amino-acid sequence is MRTGLKNNIAYSFFDPEIGVLKDMIALITPDHVGMFRESYGGILKMVFRLTDCDRSAIHTLLQFYDPGLRCFVFPDYLLGPLMEDYVSILGIQIRDQIPFHVTRAEPDVLGISRALYLSPEMVKEGLKEKGKLPGFHLSFLEANAKEHAAVGNWKTVCALIAVSIYGIVLFPNQKNFVDHNAIRLFMQRNPIPTLIGDVYYSVHNRNEKRRGGLVRCCSQLLFRWFMGYLPSRGAFVQIDPSVKWSFRLMGLRADDIAWTHNGLAGQDFICSCGSLPNVPLVGVQGCINYNPMLLRRQMGFAIEGPPLGREIQESFYFPIDGNQTKLRQVLDEWRDIQRRGKVPYGKVNCRYFPLFEDWLRKRIESTFLPFPGGDSVCPRIEGPSSSVSMEEFLEMKRARDQLLAEKAELERSVAHFQAANQEIKVKMEDQDKRHALEAKRFEMDTAYYGKISQALASSNREHDITKEKLFRASKVIEDEKRRQIIVRDQRDDRVRGLIAEWEAKLQVKESEKLKIIAERDHYMAERDHYFRQMKIHQKEVGRLQQKNTELRFAAEFARMEDEIGPSVGPSSS